From Corvus cornix cornix isolate S_Up_H32 chromosome 6, ASM73873v5, whole genome shotgun sequence, one genomic window encodes:
- the MINPP1 gene encoding multiple inositol polyphosphate phosphatase 1, with protein MAPCGESALLVLLLVLPPASAGLSGYFGTKSRYEEVNPYLVRDPLSLGPEAGGSLPASCAPLQLRAVLRHGTRYPTAGQVRRLGELHARLLRRPAGTAACPTAAALAAWPMWYEESLDGRLAPQGRRDMEQLARRMAARFPALFAARRRLALASSSKHRCLQSAAAFRRGLGPTLDFGGDEVEVEVNDSLMRFFDHCAKFVALVEENDAAMCQVNAFKEGPEMKKVLEKVASALCLPVEELNADLVQVAFLTCSYELAIKNVTSPWCSLFSEEDAKVLEYLNDLKQYWKRGYGYDINSRSSCILFQDIFQHLDKAVEESKSSKPISSPLIVQVGHAETLQPLLALMGYFKDDEPLLANNYAWHTQRKFRSGRIVPYAANLVFVLYHCDHVNASQEEYQVQLLLNEKLLSFHHSNETISTYADLKDYYKDILENCHFKEECELPKVNITAVDEL; from the exons ATGGCGCCTTGCGGGGAAAGCGCTCTCCTCGTGCTGCTCCTCGTCCTGCCGCCGGCGAGTGCGGGGCTGAGCGGCTACTTCGGCACCAAGTCCCGCTACGAGGAGGTGAACCCGTACCTGGTGCGCGACCCGCTGTCGCTGGGTCCCGAGGCGGGCGGGTCGCTGCCCGCCTCCTGCGCCCCGCTGCAGCTCCGCGCCGTGCTCCGGCACGGCACCCGCTACCCCACGGCCGGGCAGGTCCGCCGGCTGGGCGAGCTGCACGCCCGGCTGCTCCGCCGGCCCGCGGGGACCGCCGCCTGCCCCACCGCCGCCGCCCTGGCCGCCTGGCCCATGTGGTACGAGGAGAGCCTGGACGGGCGGCTGGCGCCGCAGGGCCGGCGCGACATGGAGCAGCTGGCCCGGCGCATGGCCGCCCGCTTCCCCGCGCTCttcgccgcccgccgccgcctggCGCTGGCCAGCAGCTCCAAGCACCGCTGTCTGCAGAGCGCGGCCGCCTTCCGCCGCGGGCTCGGGCCCACCCTCGACTTCGGCGGCGACG AGGTGGAGGTTGAAGTGAACGACTCCCTGATGCGGTTCTTTGATCACTGCGCCAAGTTTGTGGCCCTGGTGGAGGAGAATGACGCGGCCATGTGCCAGGTGAACGCCTTCAAAGAGGGGCCCGAGATGAAGAAAGTCCTGGAGAAGGTCGCCAGTGCCTTGTGTTTGCCGGTGGAGGAGCTAAATGCAG ATCTTGTTCAAGTGGCTTTTCTCACCTGCTCATACGAGCTGGCTATAAAAAATGTGACCTCCCCATGGTGTTCACTCTTCAGTGAAGAAGATGCCAAG GTGCTGGAATACCTGAATGACCTGAAGCAATACTGGAAGAGAGGATATGGCTATGACATCAACAGTCGCTCCAGCTGCATTTTATTCCAAGATATCTTCCAGCATTTGGACAAAGCAGTGGAAGAGAGCAAAAG ctCCAAACCCATTTCTTCGCCTTTGATTGTCCAAGTTGGGCACGCAGAgaccctccagcccctgcttgCCCTGATGGGTTACTTCAAAGATGATGAGCCTCTCCTGGCCAACAACTACGCCTGGCACACGCAGCGGAAATTCCGCAGCGGCCGCATTGTGCCTTACGCAGCCAACCTGGTGTTCGTGCTCTACCACTGCGACCACGTGAACGCCTCCCAGGAGGAGTACcaggtgcagctgctgctcaatGAGAAACTGCTGTCCTTCCATCACTCCAACGAGACCATCTCCACCTACGCGGACCTCAAGGACTACTACAAGGACATCCTGGAAAACTGCCACTTCAAAGAGGAGTGCGAATTGCCCAAAGTCAACATCACTGCTGTGGATGAGCTGTGA